The Staphylococcus saprophyticus subsp. saprophyticus ATCC 15305 = NCTC 7292 genome contains the following window.
ATCATATGATATTAAACATCAACATGTTATAAAATGGGTGCAATATATTTATTTTATTAAAGGGGTTTATGTGGTCTTATGCTTGTGATGATTTAATGGTAAAAATACTAAAAAACGCAACCTAATGTAAACTTTTTATTTTTTAAAGTTTACATTCGTGATATAATTTCTTCATCGAGGAGGAATAACTATGACAACAAAAAGATTAGTATATACAGCATTGATGACAGCAATGATAGCGGTACTAGGCTTTGTGCCTGCGATACCATTGCCGGTAATGCCAGTACCCATTGTTTTACAAAATATAGGTATATTTCTAGCAGCGATACTTCTTGGACGTAAATATGGTACTTTAAGTGTCATTGTTTTACTATTACTAGTAGCAACAGGTCTACCATTATTATCTGGCGGCCGTGGCGGTATTGGTGTATTTGCAGGACCTTCAGCAGGTTTTTTATTTATGTATCCAGTGATTACATACCTGATTGGTTTAGTGAGAGATTTATATTTTAATAAAATGAATTTTGTTGTATTATTAGGTACAACAATTGTGTTCGGTGTATTACTGTTGGATATTGTAGGCACTATCATTATGGGGTGGATAACACATTTACCAATATCTAAGTCAGTAATGCTTTCATTCGTCTTTATGCCTGGAGATTTATTAAAAGCGATTATTGCGAGTTTAATAGGCAATACAATGTTAAACCATAGTCAATTCAAACAATTAATGAAGTAAAAACATAGAGGGAAGGTGTATAAATTGGTCATTTCTATGAATGATATTTTTCAACAAGGCACGGTTTATCAAGATGATAATAGTAAAACCATTTATTTAACACCTGAGGAACCATTAGTATATGATACAAACAAATGGGTATATAAGCGAATGCCTACGCTTAATTCTTGGAAATTAGATATGGCTTACCAACAATTTATGCATAAACAACAAGGATCTTCCCACCTTGCATTTACTTTTCCTGAAAATGAGAACCTAGATCAACAATGGTTGGATGAAATAAAAGCATTAGAATTTGAGTTAGGGATTATGGAGCTTTACGCTATCGAACCTCAGCATATCCATCAAGCTATAAACTCAGAAATAGATGTTACAATCGTGAACGATGAAACACTTGAAGATTATATAGCTATTTATCGTAGGTTTGCTGAACCCTATGGGCTAGCATATGCACAAGAAAGTATACAGATGATTCGTAATCAATTTCCACAAGAAAATAAATTGAGAATATTAGCATATAAGGGTGAACTCCCAGTAGGTATATTAGATTTAATTGTGTCCGCATCGGCGATGGAAATAGATGGATTTGGCGTGTTGGATGAATATCAAAGGCAAGGCATAGGCAGTGTGATGCAATCATTTGTAGCACAGATTGCGAAAGACAAAACGATAATATTGATAGCTGATGGTGAGGATAGCGCGAAAGATATGTATATAAAGCAAGGTTATATCTTTATTAGCTACTGTTATCAAATACTAAAAGAGCATATTTAAAATAATATCAAACGATACTATTATAATAGTAGTAAAGCGGAGACGTAGTTTGTTGATTTATCAACTAATTACGTCTCCGCTATTTTTATGCGTTCAGGATGACTATAAATATTAAAATTTCCGTCTCTAATAAAACCAATGGCTGTAATATTTAAATCTTGTGCGAGTGTTATGGCTAGCGTGGTTGGCGCGGATTTAGAAAGAATAACGCCCACACCGATTTTAGCGGCTTTAATTAATATTTCAGAAGAGATTCTACCACTAAATATAAGTACTTTATTACGTACTGGTATATGTCTTTCGATACAGTAACCATAAAGTTTATCCAGTGCGTTGTGGCGTCCGATATCTTGACGATGTTCGAAAAACGTATCTCCATCACTAATGGCTGCATTGTGTAAACCACCTGTTTGTTTGAATACTTCACTAGCGCTTTGTATACGTGTCATCATATTCAGTACTTGTTGAGGATTTAATTCAATATTTGACATTGACGTCTTTGCTACTGCTGCATCATTTTGAAAATAAAATTCTCTACTTTTACCACAACAGGATGCAATCATGCGTTTAGTAGAATACTCGAAGCGTTCTCCTAAGGATTTTGTTAACTCAACGTGCGCAAACCCCTTACTATCATCTATTTGAATAGACTTTAAATCATCGCTTCTTAATATAGCACCTTCAGAAGCTAAAAAACCAAGTGTAAGTTCTTCCATATGATTTGGACTACAAATAACTGTAGCAAATTCTTCACCATTTACCATAATAGTTAATGGAAATTCAGTAACATAGTGATCTTTTTTTTCTATCAGTTTACCATCTTCAAAGCGTACAATTGTTTGATTTGTCAAAACATCTTCATGCATACAAGCACCTCATTTCATATTCTATTATTATTTTAGCTTATTTTTAGTTGTAAAAAAATGATTCGGTTTATAAAGGTATTATCATTACACGATTCTGTTTATAAGTTGCTTTTAACGATTAATCAGATTTAGTTACGTCACAATTGATTTAACATAAAGTGAGAAGTAAACTTAAGGTAAACAATACTAATAGAGGTGATACATGAATGGCAAGTATTAGGGATATTGCACGTCAAGCTGAAGTAAGTCCAGGTACTGTTTCACGTGTTTTAAACAATGATCCAACTTTATCCGTTGCTAAAGAAACGCGGACACGCATACATCAAATCGCACAAGCGTTACAATACGAAAAAGTTACTAGAAAAAATAAACGTATCCAAATTATTACATACGCTTCTCGAGAGAAAGAAATGTCGGATCCATATTATAGAGAAATCCGATTAGCGATAGAAGCAGAAGTTAAAAGATTAAACTTATCCCTTAAGCGCACAATTAGAATTGATGGGCAACAAGATCATATCGATTTAAACAAAATTGAAAATGCAGGCGCCATTATTGTAATTGGGAATTTTTCTGTAGATGCATTGAACAAATTGAAAACGCACAACGCTAACATGGTGGTCATTAATAATCCAAATACACCTAAATCTATTGATGCTGTGTATTCTGATTTGGATGATGCAATGACAGAACTGCTTAATCGCATTTTAGATAAAGGTCTAACGAAAATTGCATATATTGGTGGGCACCATACAATACGAGAGTTGAATGGTATAACAACTACTAACGCAGCAGATGTTAGATACCAAGCATATCAATCATGGTGTGAAAAACATGACGTCGAAGAAATAGTGTTACTCAATGGATGGGGAAAAACACAGGGAGAGGATGCAGTGAAAGTTTATTTAGAAAGTGATCATGCGTTTCCTCAAGTATTTATTGCTGGCAACGATATGATTGCAATCGGTATTTTACAACAATTGCAACTAAATAAAAAAGCAATCCCTGAAGAAGTGAAATTAATTAGTTTTAATGATTTAGAAGTGATTCAATATGCAGTGCCTTCTATTAGTAGCGTGCATATTCCTGTCGATGAATTTGGGAGAACTGCTGTCAGAATGGCAGAAGAACGTATCAATAACACAAGGCAAATCGCAATTCATGTTGTTGTAGAAGCGCAACTCAAAGCAAGAAACACATTTAAAGTATAGTTAACTTTATTGACAAAACATTTAGTAAACAAGTAAACTTTAATTGTGTTTACTAAAGGGCCGATAAGTATGTGAGATGGTTTAGAAAAAGGAGTGGCAAGCTTATGTTACAGGAAATGCACAAAAAGTTTGAATCTTTATTTGATGTAAAAGCAGATGTGAGGGCGTTTGCACCGGGACGAATTAATCTAATTGGGGAACATACTGATTATAACGGTGGTTATGTATTTCCAGCTGCAATAGAACTGGGGACATATGGTTTAGCATCTAAAAGAACGGATCGTATCATTCAATTATATTCAAATAATTTTGAAGATACAGGTATTGTATCTTTTACATTAGATGAACTTGAATTTAACGAGCAACACGATTGGGCAAACTACCCTAAGGGTGTCGTTAAATATTTAAAAGAAGAATTTAATGATATCAATCAAGGATTCAATATTTTAGTTGAAGGAAATATACCGAATGGTGCGAGTTTATCGT
Protein-coding sequences here:
- a CDS encoding biotin transporter BioY, coding for MTTKRLVYTALMTAMIAVLGFVPAIPLPVMPVPIVLQNIGIFLAAILLGRKYGTLSVIVLLLLVATGLPLLSGGRGGIGVFAGPSAGFLFMYPVITYLIGLVRDLYFNKMNFVVLLGTTIVFGVLLLDIVGTIIMGWITHLPISKSVMLSFVFMPGDLLKAIIASLIGNTMLNHSQFKQLMK
- a CDS encoding GNAT family N-acetyltransferase, which encodes MNDIFQQGTVYQDDNSKTIYLTPEEPLVYDTNKWVYKRMPTLNSWKLDMAYQQFMHKQQGSSHLAFTFPENENLDQQWLDEIKALEFELGIMELYAIEPQHIHQAINSEIDVTIVNDETLEDYIAIYRRFAEPYGLAYAQESIQMIRNQFPQENKLRILAYKGELPVGILDLIVSASAMEIDGFGVLDEYQRQGIGSVMQSFVAQIAKDKTIILIADGEDSAKDMYIKQGYIFISYCYQILKEHI
- the fdhD gene encoding formate dehydrogenase accessory sulfurtransferase FdhD, with amino-acid sequence MHEDVLTNQTIVRFEDGKLIEKKDHYVTEFPLTIMVNGEEFATVICSPNHMEELTLGFLASEGAILRSDDLKSIQIDDSKGFAHVELTKSLGERFEYSTKRMIASCCGKSREFYFQNDAAVAKTSMSNIELNPQQVLNMMTRIQSASEVFKQTGGLHNAAISDGDTFFEHRQDIGRHNALDKLYGYCIERHIPVRNKVLIFSGRISSEILIKAAKIGVGVILSKSAPTTLAITLAQDLNITAIGFIRDGNFNIYSHPERIKIAET
- a CDS encoding LacI family DNA-binding transcriptional regulator — encoded protein: MASIRDIARQAEVSPGTVSRVLNNDPTLSVAKETRTRIHQIAQALQYEKVTRKNKRIQIITYASREKEMSDPYYREIRLAIEAEVKRLNLSLKRTIRIDGQQDHIDLNKIENAGAIIVIGNFSVDALNKLKTHNANMVVINNPNTPKSIDAVYSDLDDAMTELLNRILDKGLTKIAYIGGHHTIRELNGITTTNAADVRYQAYQSWCEKHDVEEIVLLNGWGKTQGEDAVKVYLESDHAFPQVFIAGNDMIAIGILQQLQLNKKAIPEEVKLISFNDLEVIQYAVPSISSVHIPVDEFGRTAVRMAEERINNTRQIAIHVVVEAQLKARNTFKV